The DNA region ATATGCTAATATTCTTCTAATCCAAACTGCTTCACATGCTGTACTTGTGGCTGAAATATATTCTGCTTCGGCTGTTGATATGCCACTATACTTTGCTTATTCTACGACCATGATATAACTTTACTTCCCAAGAAAAACACATGCCCATATGTGCTTCTTCTATCATCAATTGCATCAGCCAATCACTGTCTGTGAACCTAACTAAAAtgctttctttctcttgtgTATATTTGATGCCATATCCTTTGGTTCCGTGCACATATCTTAGTATTCTTTTAACAGCAGCAAAATGATGATTACTTGGATCATTCACGAATCGAGATACAACACTAACTGCATGAACTATGTCTAGCCTTGTATTAGATAAAGAAATCAATGAGCCAACAATACTTCTATACATAGAAGCATCAGCTCTTGGTGTTCCATCATTACTTGAAAGCTTTAAATTGATTTCCATTGGAGTGTCCATTGTCTTGCAGTTCAACATATTGAACCTTTTCAAGAGATTTTCTGTATACTTTTCTTGATACATAAAAATCCCTTTTTCCGATTGTTGGacttgaattcctataaaatACTTCATAGAACTCAAATCAGTGATCTCATATTCTTTCATCATGTCCTTTTTGAATGCTTCTACCATCCTTGGTTTGGTACTTGTATAATTCAAGTCATCAACATAAAGACACACAATAAGAAAATCATGTGTACCTTTTTTCTTGAGATAAAGTCATGGCTCACTTGGACTTCTTACAAATCCATTTTGACGGAAATATTGATCAATTTTGCTATTCCATGCTCTTGGCGCTTGCTTTAAGCCGTATACTGCTTTCTGAAGTCGACAAACTTTGTCTTCATTTCCCTTTTCAATATATCCTTGCGGCTGCTCCATGTAAACTTTTTCAAGTTCTCCATTCATAAAAGCGGACTTGACATCCAATTAAAAAACTTGAGTTTTCAATTGTGCTGTCAAAGCCAACACAGTTTGTATAGT from Prunus dulcis unplaced genomic scaffold, ALMONDv2, whole genome shotgun sequence includes:
- the LOC117613741 gene encoding uncharacterized mitochondrial protein AtMg00810-like, yielding MVEAFKKDMMKEYEITDLSSMKYFIGIQVQQSEKGIFMYQEKYTENLLKRFNMLNCKTMDTPMEINLKLSSNDGTPRADASMYRSIVGSLISLSNTRLDIVHAVSVVSRFVNDPSNHHFAAVKRILRYVHGTKGYGIKYTQEKESILVRFTDSDWLMQLMIEEAHMGMCFSWEVKLYHGRRISKVRRRLETGQCSEISQCSQTPHASETAQAASASETAQASKTASTSQTTQASQTAKKKRFKSLAMRIKFTKMKDGSQTVQGSQSV